One segment of Nostoc flagelliforme CCNUN1 DNA contains the following:
- a CDS encoding ABC transporter substrate-binding protein — MRKISAALTFSIATLAIGFLVGACGDNSTPNGTANTGSTATPAANSTTTSSDKGLKIGSLLPTTGDLASVGQQMLGSIPLLVDTVNACGGVNGEPVTLVQVDDQTDPRAGAAGMTKLATLDKVAGVVGSFASSVSSAAVSIATPNKVMLVSPGSTSPVFTEKAQKGDYKGFWARTAPPDTYQALALAQLANKKGFKRVSTVVINNDYGVGFEKAFVQTFEKLGGTIVNKDKPVRYDPKAQTFDTEAAAAFAGKPDAVLAVLYAETGSLFLKAAYQQGVTKGVQILLTDGVKSPTFPEQVGKDGDKFILTGAIGTVPGSDGKALEAFNKLWKDKKGGAPGEYAPQAWDAAALLTLAAQAAKQNTGVGIASKIREVADGPGTEVTDVCEGLKLLKDGKKINYQGASGNVDVDANGDVVGVYDVWTVGDDGQIKVIDKVTPK; from the coding sequence ATGAGAAAAATTAGCGCCGCCTTAACCTTCAGTATAGCTACCCTAGCAATTGGGTTCCTAGTTGGGGCTTGTGGTGATAATAGTACCCCCAATGGCACAGCTAACACCGGAAGTACTGCTACCCCAGCAGCAAACTCAACTACTACAAGCAGTGATAAAGGGCTAAAAATTGGTTCCCTGCTACCGACAACAGGCGACTTAGCTTCTGTTGGACAGCAGATGTTAGGTTCTATTCCTTTACTCGTTGATACTGTCAACGCCTGCGGTGGGGTGAATGGCGAACCAGTTACCTTGGTGCAAGTAGATGACCAAACCGACCCCAGAGCGGGTGCAGCAGGTATGACCAAACTTGCAACTTTAGATAAAGTAGCAGGTGTAGTTGGTTCCTTTGCAAGTAGCGTCTCTAGTGCAGCAGTCTCCATTGCCACACCGAATAAAGTCATGCTGGTTTCCCCTGGTAGTACCAGTCCTGTCTTTACTGAAAAAGCTCAAAAAGGCGACTATAAAGGCTTTTGGGCGCGTACTGCTCCCCCTGATACCTACCAAGCACTAGCTTTAGCCCAACTTGCCAATAAAAAAGGTTTCAAGCGAGTTTCTACAGTTGTGATTAATAACGACTATGGCGTTGGCTTTGAAAAGGCATTTGTGCAAACTTTTGAAAAATTGGGTGGAACCATCGTTAATAAAGATAAGCCTGTCCGCTACGACCCGAAAGCCCAGACATTTGATACAGAAGCGGCTGCTGCTTTTGCTGGTAAACCAGATGCAGTGCTAGCTGTACTGTATGCTGAAACTGGCAGTCTGTTCCTAAAAGCTGCCTATCAGCAAGGTGTGACGAAGGGAGTGCAAATTCTACTGACAGATGGCGTTAAATCACCTACTTTCCCAGAACAAGTTGGCAAAGATGGTGATAAATTTATTTTAACTGGAGCGATCGGTACAGTACCCGGTTCTGATGGTAAAGCACTAGAAGCTTTCAATAAGCTGTGGAAGGATAAAAAGGGTGGTGCGCCAGGAGAATACGCTCCTCAAGCTTGGGATGCGGCTGCTTTATTGACGTTGGCTGCACAAGCTGCTAAACAAAATACAGGTGTTGGAATAGCCAGCAAAATCCGTGAAGTGGCTGATGGGCCTGGTACGGAAGTTACCGATGTCTGCGAGGGATTGAAGTTACTTAAAGATGGTAAAAAGATTAACTACCAAGGAGCCAGTGGCAACGTAGATGTTGATGCTAACGGCGATGTTGTCGGTGTTTACGATGTTTGGACAGTCGGAGACGATGGCCAAATCAAGGTAATTGATAAAGTTACCCCCAAATAG
- the crtB gene encoding 15-cis-phytoene synthase CrtB, with the protein MLQLPDSPPRMKTLVSVDESYKLCRHLTAKYAKTFYLGTLLMSPVKRQSIWSIYAWCRRTDELVDGPASAITTPETLDLWEQQLESIFAGHPLENYDVALADTLQRFPMDIQPFRDMIAGQRMDLYRSRYETFEDLYLYCYRVAGTVGLMSTAVMGVDSTIYTAPWQQNKQPYVPTEEAIALGIANQLTNILRDVGEDAKRGRIYIPLEDLEKFNYTEQDFFKGVVDDRWRALMRFQIERARQFYSTSDQGITYLASDARWPVWAASMLYGQILEVIERNDYDVFSQRAYVPQWKKLRTLPLAWMRSQVL; encoded by the coding sequence ATGCTGCAACTGCCTGATTCCCCCCCGCGCATGAAAACGCTGGTCTCTGTAGACGAGTCATACAAACTTTGCCGACATCTCACAGCAAAGTATGCCAAGACTTTTTACCTGGGTACTTTGCTCATGAGTCCGGTAAAACGTCAATCTATTTGGTCAATTTACGCTTGGTGTCGCCGTACAGATGAATTGGTAGATGGCCCCGCATCTGCTATTACCACGCCAGAAACCCTAGACCTATGGGAACAGCAGCTGGAATCAATTTTTGCGGGACATCCATTAGAAAATTACGATGTCGCTTTAGCTGATACCCTCCAGCGCTTTCCGATGGACATTCAGCCCTTTCGGGATATGATTGCCGGTCAGCGCATGGATTTATATCGCAGTCGTTATGAAACCTTTGAGGACTTATACCTCTACTGTTACCGCGTTGCTGGCACTGTTGGCTTAATGTCAACAGCAGTTATGGGTGTAGATAGCACCATATATACCGCTCCGTGGCAGCAGAACAAACAACCTTATGTTCCCACAGAAGAAGCGATCGCTCTGGGAATTGCCAATCAACTCACCAACATCCTGCGAGATGTGGGAGAAGATGCCAAACGGGGACGGATCTACATTCCCCTTGAGGACTTGGAAAAATTCAACTACACCGAGCAAGACTTCTTCAAAGGTGTGGTAGATGATCGTTGGCGGGCGCTGATGCGCTTTCAAATCGAACGGGCCCGCCAATTCTATAGCACATCCGATCAGGGAATTACTTATTTAGCATCTGATGCCCGTTGGCCTGTGTGGGCAGCATCAATGTTGTACGGTCAGATTTTGGAGGTGATTGAACGCAACGATTATGATGTGTTCAGTCAACGGGCTTACGTTCCCCAGTGGAAAAAGTTACGCACTTTGCCCCTGGCTTGGATGCGATCGCAAGTCCTTTAA
- the pds gene encoding 15-cis-phytoene desaturase: MRVAIAGAGLAGLSCAKYLTDAGHTPIVLESRDVLGGLVAAWKDSDGDWYETGLHAFFGAYPNMLQLLKELGIEDRLQWKDHTLIFNQPDKPGTLSRFDVPDIPSPFNVIASILRNKDMLTWEQKIRFAVGLLPAVVRGQKYVEEMDKYSFLDWLKRQGVDERVTSDVFIAACKALTFINPDEVSATILLTALNRFLQERYGSKIAFLDGSPTERLCSPIVDYITERGGEVRLNAPLKEILLNADGTVKGYLIRGLNGAEDEVITADSYVSAMSVDPLKVMLPKPWKLIEFFKKLDGLEGVPVINLHLWFDRKLTEIDHLLFSRSPLLSVYADMSNTCREYANPNRSMLELVLAPAKDWIAKSDEEIVTATLAELEKLFPDHFGGDNPATLLKSHVVKTPRSVYKATPGRQQYRPAQVTPIANFYLAGSYTMQRYLGSMEGAVLSGKLTAQAISEALPVANSSNLQTLTRPPATNAATA; the protein is encoded by the coding sequence ATGCGAGTAGCGATCGCGGGTGCTGGTTTAGCAGGACTTTCCTGCGCGAAATATCTCACGGACGCAGGTCACACTCCCATTGTCTTGGAAAGCCGGGACGTATTGGGTGGTCTTGTTGCGGCGTGGAAAGACTCTGACGGCGACTGGTACGAAACCGGGTTACACGCCTTCTTTGGGGCATATCCGAATATGCTCCAATTGCTCAAGGAGTTGGGCATTGAAGACAGACTCCAGTGGAAAGATCATACGTTGATTTTCAATCAACCAGACAAGCCTGGGACACTCTCACGTTTTGATGTTCCAGATATTCCATCTCCTTTTAACGTGATTGCATCGATTCTTCGCAACAAAGACATGTTGACTTGGGAGCAGAAGATTCGGTTTGCAGTTGGCCTACTTCCAGCAGTGGTTCGGGGTCAAAAGTATGTTGAAGAGATGGACAAGTATAGCTTCTTAGATTGGTTGAAAAGGCAAGGTGTTGACGAGCGGGTAACTAGTGACGTTTTTATCGCCGCATGTAAAGCACTCACCTTTATCAATCCTGATGAAGTTTCGGCAACGATTCTGTTAACTGCACTAAATCGCTTTCTGCAAGAACGATATGGCTCCAAGATTGCATTTTTGGATGGTTCTCCTACAGAACGTCTATGCAGCCCGATCGTAGATTACATCACAGAACGCGGTGGAGAAGTGCGGTTGAACGCCCCCTTGAAAGAGATTTTGCTCAACGCCGATGGCACGGTGAAAGGATACTTGATTCGAGGCTTAAATGGGGCAGAAGATGAAGTTATCACAGCAGATTCCTATGTATCTGCCATGTCGGTTGACCCTTTGAAGGTCATGTTGCCTAAACCTTGGAAGCTTATAGAGTTTTTCAAGAAGCTAGACGGCTTGGAAGGAGTACCAGTGATTAACCTGCATCTGTGGTTTGACCGGAAACTTACAGAAATTGATCACTTGCTTTTTTCGCGATCGCCCCTCCTAAGCGTTTATGCTGATATGAGCAATACCTGCCGTGAATACGCCAACCCCAATCGCTCAATGCTGGAATTAGTTCTAGCACCGGCAAAAGATTGGATTGCCAAATCCGATGAGGAGATTGTGACTGCAACGCTTGCTGAATTGGAAAAACTTTTCCCCGACCACTTTGGGGGAGACAATCCAGCAACATTGCTGAAATCTCATGTGGTGAAAACGCCGCGTTCAGTTTACAAAGCGACCCCAGGTCGTCAACAGTACCGTCCCGCACAAGTTACGCCCATTGCCAACTTCTATCTCGCCGGAAGTTATACCATGCAACGCTACTTAGGCAGTATGGAAGGTGCCGTACTTTCTGGTAAGCTGACAGCGCAGGCAATTTCTGAGGCTCTCCCGGTAGCAAATTCCTCAAACCTGCAAACGCTCACCCGACCGCCCGCAACGAATGCTGCAACTGCCTGA
- a CDS encoding phytanoyl-CoA dioxygenase family protein translates to MSISLFNNYLDRIFSKFYNICYENYKGLTKNPRWLLMRKIARFKTGRTIMIFLLKPSKNLSSLVVNESNSCFTDVNVDDVVNTLKTEGLYLGINLPQEIVKEIVEFAYSTVCYGNRKTNMGFFYHQKQQAQLKSGKIFIIGSYFNTSLLCPAIKKLQNDPKLLAIAARYLNAQAVHQGNMMWWSFSGETTYHQKSQAAQLFHYDIDDYRFIKFFFYLTDVDDQSGPHICVRGSHNKKKLSYLWLRKRETDEEIIDYYGSESLVKICGKAGFGFVEDPLCFHKGITPTDKDRLILQIEFARTDYGMQHDFRASSLLKCI, encoded by the coding sequence ATGTCTATAAGTTTATTCAACAACTATCTAGATAGAATTTTTTCCAAATTTTATAATATTTGTTATGAAAATTATAAAGGATTGACTAAAAATCCAAGATGGCTTTTAATGCGTAAAATTGCCCGATTTAAAACTGGGCGAACTATAATGATATTTTTGTTAAAACCCTCAAAAAATTTATCTTCATTAGTTGTTAATGAGAGCAATAGTTGTTTCACAGATGTGAATGTAGACGACGTTGTTAACACCCTCAAAACTGAAGGATTATATTTGGGAATTAATTTACCCCAAGAGATTGTTAAAGAAATAGTCGAATTTGCTTATTCAACAGTTTGCTATGGGAATCGAAAAACAAATATGGGTTTCTTTTATCATCAAAAGCAACAAGCTCAACTCAAGTCAGGAAAAATTTTTATTATCGGTAGTTATTTTAATACATCTTTGCTTTGCCCTGCTATAAAAAAACTTCAAAATGATCCAAAGTTATTGGCAATAGCTGCTAGATATTTAAATGCTCAAGCAGTACATCAAGGGAATATGATGTGGTGGAGTTTTTCAGGAGAAACAACGTATCATCAAAAAAGCCAAGCTGCTCAATTGTTTCATTACGATATAGACGATTATCGGTTTATAAAATTTTTCTTTTATTTGACTGATGTAGATGATCAAAGCGGGCCTCATATCTGTGTTCGTGGTAGTCACAATAAGAAGAAGCTGTCATATCTTTGGCTACGTAAACGAGAGACAGATGAAGAAATCATCGATTATTATGGTTCTGAATCTTTAGTAAAGATTTGTGGTAAAGCTGGTTTTGGATTTGTGGAAGATCCGCTTTGTTTTCATAAAGGAATTACTCCTACTGATAAAGACCGTTTAATATTACAAATAGAATTTGCCCGAACTGACTATGGAATGCAGCACGACTTTCGAGCATCTTCTCTACTAAAATGTATTTAG
- the nagZ gene encoding beta-N-acetylhexosaminidase has translation MPISQELKRFGHHLILGISGTTLSDDDKRALNELRPIGVIFFAKNFLDSTPYQVWLESFKDLNNQIREYTERDSMFMTLDHEGGRVIRTPLPITRFPHALLLRSHAREVAKATAVELKSLGINLSWAPVGDIFSYPHNPVIGPRAFGNTPEIAAKDAREYYLGLQESGILGCAKHFPGHGDTSKDSHIELPILNLTLEDLRLRELIPFKALIEVQIPLIMTAHILFPKIDADVPATLSQAILKTILREELGFEGVVVSDDLDMKAISDMFIKAGTVARSFHAGCDLFIVSRNINSSSIETTYQIAEDFVDSLRKGSLDESVVEAARERIDKLLAVTPQYTVNALDKDILLQHSQLAIASSYS, from the coding sequence ATGCCAATATCGCAGGAGCTAAAACGCTTTGGACATCACCTGATTCTAGGTATTTCTGGCACGACATTAAGCGATGATGATAAACGTGCCCTCAATGAATTGAGACCGATTGGGGTAATCTTTTTCGCCAAGAACTTTTTGGATAGCACTCCATATCAAGTTTGGCTAGAAAGCTTCAAAGATTTAAACAATCAGATACGAGAATATACTGAACGTGATTCGATGTTTATGACTTTGGATCATGAAGGAGGTCGTGTTATTCGTACACCACTGCCGATTACACGGTTTCCTCATGCGTTGTTGCTGCGATCGCACGCCCGCGAAGTAGCAAAAGCCACAGCAGTAGAACTTAAATCACTAGGAATAAATTTATCTTGGGCACCTGTAGGAGATATTTTTTCCTATCCCCACAACCCCGTGATTGGGCCTCGCGCTTTTGGTAACACTCCTGAAATTGCTGCAAAAGATGCTCGTGAGTACTACCTTGGACTTCAAGAGTCAGGAATTTTGGGATGCGCCAAACATTTCCCCGGACATGGAGACACTAGCAAGGACTCTCACATTGAGCTACCAATACTGAATTTAACTTTAGAAGACCTGCGACTTCGAGAACTCATACCTTTCAAAGCCTTAATCGAAGTACAGATTCCTTTAATCATGACTGCTCATATTTTATTTCCTAAGATAGATGCTGATGTACCAGCAACGCTTTCTCAAGCTATCCTCAAAACCATACTTAGAGAGGAACTTGGTTTTGAGGGAGTAGTTGTATCTGACGACTTAGATATGAAAGCGATCTCAGATATGTTTATTAAAGCTGGTACTGTGGCGCGGTCATTTCATGCAGGCTGCGACCTGTTTATTGTCTCGCGTAATATTAATTCATCATCTATTGAAACAACTTATCAAATTGCGGAAGATTTCGTTGATTCCCTCAGAAAGGGTAGCTTGGATGAATCAGTAGTGGAAGCAGCCAGAGAAAGAATCGATAAACTGCTGGCAGTAACACCGCAATATACCGTAAATGCTCTGGATAAAGATATATTATTGCAACATTCTCAACTAGCGATCGCTAGTTCCTATTCATAA
- a CDS encoding alr0857 family protein, with amino-acid sequence MLKLTYTESSFYLECLTLSLEEWVAQRVILALRVGQSLCIEPSTASFLLPVDLPGVEVLKAEVKRDDGEIIALSACDAEYMEVTLRGSWLLDSSKDAVGVFFTTMSDRAEFFLHKLWQESQACASVMSE; translated from the coding sequence ATGCTGAAATTAACTTACACTGAAAGCAGCTTTTATTTGGAATGTCTCACTCTGTCGCTAGAAGAATGGGTAGCGCAGCGAGTGATTTTAGCCCTGCGAGTTGGGCAAAGTTTATGCATTGAACCCAGTACCGCTTCCTTTTTGCTTCCTGTTGATTTGCCAGGAGTAGAAGTGCTTAAGGCTGAGGTAAAAAGGGATGACGGAGAAATTATTGCCCTCTCTGCCTGCGATGCCGAATATATGGAAGTCACCCTGCGGGGTTCTTGGCTATTAGATAGTTCCAAGGATGCTGTAGGTGTGTTTTTCACCACCATGAGCGATCGCGCTGAGTTCTTTTTGCACAAACTCTGGCAAGAATCTCAAGCTTGTGCTTCTGTCATGAGCGAATAA
- a CDS encoding HNH endonuclease has product MQVLEQSVVVFSQNYLPLCRINIKRAIVLLLTDKAQPLGFTTEGGWRVHSPKLVIDVPKHIRLTITSNERMWKIPPVNRREVLRRDHHTCQYCGSGKHLTLDHVMPRSRGGSHTWDNVVTACERCNSRKGDRTLFEAGMQLRTKPKAPIHPAISFAEQFWIDMQGSLE; this is encoded by the coding sequence ATGCAAGTGTTAGAGCAATCTGTGGTGGTGTTTTCTCAAAATTACTTGCCACTGTGTCGGATCAATATCAAGCGGGCGATTGTGTTGTTACTAACAGACAAAGCTCAACCGCTAGGTTTTACCACAGAAGGCGGATGGCGAGTTCACTCACCCAAGTTGGTAATTGACGTGCCAAAACACATTCGCTTAACAATTACTTCTAATGAGCGGATGTGGAAAATTCCGCCAGTGAATCGGCGAGAAGTGTTGCGACGAGATCATCACACTTGCCAATACTGCGGTAGCGGCAAACATCTAACGCTAGATCATGTGATGCCGCGATCAAGAGGTGGTTCTCACACTTGGGATAACGTAGTCACAGCTTGTGAGAGATGTAACTCCCGTAAAGGCGATCGCACCCTGTTTGAAGCTGGTATGCAACTGCGTACCAAGCCAAAAGCACCAATCCACCCCGCGATTTCTTTTGCCGAACAGTTTTGGATAGATATGCAAGGAAGCCTGGAATAA
- a CDS encoding ribbon-helix-helix domain-containing protein — MHTIARTPTTDMEVTSIRLERELKDKLKEIAGNQGYQALIRDILWNYVQQKSGEWKPRFSRTDIRASIAATAQQEERCVLTGQVIQPQEPMLLGLTRNGDMVPLSVESLAG, encoded by the coding sequence ATGCATACGATCGCTCGCACCCCAACCACCGATATGGAAGTTACTAGCATCCGCCTAGAGCGGGAACTGAAAGATAAGCTCAAAGAAATAGCTGGCAATCAGGGATATCAAGCTTTGATCCGAGATATCCTTTGGAATTATGTCCAGCAAAAATCAGGTGAATGGAAGCCTCGATTTTCCCGAACCGACATTCGAGCTAGCATCGCTGCCACAGCTCAACAAGAAGAACGCTGTGTACTCACAGGTCAAGTAATTCAACCCCAAGAACCGATGTTGTTAGGGCTGACCAGGAATGGGGATATGGTTCCTCTGAGTGTCGAGAGTTTGGCTGGATAG
- a CDS encoding sensor histidine kinase: MKKPLSSPPHYVDDIDRLQPYQVKLMQHQEEPAHKLVEKINQIIANSCTTALMLQDIAKLLGIVFQVDCCCLVSITGEASDEATTSNWCADEYLALPHQEEMFSMEQLLMHSPVLQCAAEPLTIEDISIIQNSLVIGCQYLPLPIKAVLAIPTRFGGNNNGVISLIKFQPYDWSESEKQLLKQVESACAIAFSRVAQAQLIAHQQQYLQKSNQYQSLIKQLTLLNRSNLELNQMLQLVIASTAESLQADRGLLILLKYTDPLFRTQAKKQVPKAKARVVGEWAKETQISRITKPDILEEQSFLLSECGLCQRTFIDSTKAVIFDNYTEQNDTSSAAPLFAIEQLPAVLLVPLESQGKILGFLVLQQAVTRSWQAAELNLVEMVCAQVSNAIIQSQTLRQVQTLVDERTAKLQSSLELQAKLHERTRQYVEQLQKLNELKDEFLSNMSDRLRYPLTNMLMSIRNLRLPGIALERQVRYMDILEQECTKEINLINDLLTLRKLESPHEAPQLESIDLNTKIQDIAASFEKKLAEKGLKISVDLPEESLNLQTELESFDRILQELLTNACKYSEHDTIVHLKASHQVAQQIDQVIIKVTNTGHAISQEEATYIFDKFRRGKGRWTPGTGLGLALVKSLVQHLNGAIAVESLPILDSEQSEICFTLTLPQFSDESKP; this comes from the coding sequence ATGAAAAAGCCTTTATCGTCGCCGCCACATTATGTAGATGACATAGATCGACTACAACCTTACCAAGTTAAGCTGATGCAGCATCAGGAAGAACCTGCCCACAAATTGGTAGAAAAAATTAACCAAATTATTGCCAATAGCTGCACTACGGCTTTGATGCTGCAAGATATTGCCAAATTGCTAGGAATTGTCTTTCAAGTAGATTGCTGCTGCTTGGTTTCAATAACGGGTGAGGCATCCGACGAAGCAACTACTAGTAATTGGTGCGCTGATGAGTATCTAGCTTTACCACACCAAGAAGAGATGTTTTCGATGGAACAGTTGCTTATGCACTCGCCAGTGCTGCAATGTGCTGCAGAACCATTGACTATTGAAGATATTTCCATCATTCAGAACAGTCTGGTAATTGGGTGTCAATATTTGCCACTACCGATAAAAGCAGTTTTGGCAATTCCTACCCGGTTTGGTGGCAATAATAATGGCGTGATTAGTCTGATAAAATTCCAACCCTATGATTGGAGTGAATCAGAAAAACAACTGCTAAAACAGGTGGAATCGGCTTGCGCAATCGCTTTTTCTCGCGTAGCACAAGCCCAGCTAATTGCTCATCAACAACAGTATCTGCAAAAGAGCAATCAGTATCAAAGCTTGATCAAGCAACTAACACTGCTAAATCGTAGCAATTTGGAGCTTAATCAAATGCTCCAGTTAGTTATTGCCTCTACTGCCGAATCTCTACAGGCAGATCGGGGTTTGCTTATACTACTAAAATATACAGACCCATTATTTAGGACTCAAGCTAAAAAACAAGTTCCTAAAGCGAAAGCTAGAGTAGTTGGTGAATGGGCTAAGGAAACACAAATTTCCCGGATTACTAAACCAGATATTTTAGAAGAGCAGTCTTTCTTGCTATCGGAGTGTGGTTTATGCCAGCGTACTTTCATAGATTCTACCAAAGCAGTAATCTTTGATAATTACACAGAGCAAAATGATACTTCGTCAGCTGCTCCATTATTTGCAATAGAGCAATTGCCTGCGGTTTTATTAGTGCCATTAGAGAGTCAAGGTAAAATCTTAGGATTCTTGGTGCTACAGCAAGCTGTGACTCGCAGTTGGCAAGCAGCAGAATTAAATCTTGTGGAAATGGTTTGTGCTCAAGTAAGTAACGCCATAATTCAGTCACAGACATTGCGCCAAGTACAAACTTTGGTAGATGAGCGAACGGCGAAACTACAGAGTAGTCTGGAACTCCAGGCAAAATTGCATGAAAGAACCCGGCAGTATGTTGAGCAGTTGCAGAAACTCAATGAACTCAAAGATGAATTTTTGAGCAACATGAGTGATCGCTTGCGCTATCCTTTGACAAACATGCTGATGTCAATTCGGAACTTACGTTTGCCAGGAATCGCGCTAGAGCGTCAGGTTCGATACATGGATATCCTAGAGCAGGAATGTACAAAAGAAATCAACTTGATTAATGACTTGTTGACACTCCGGAAACTAGAGTCGCCTCACGAAGCTCCACAATTAGAATCTATAGATTTAAATACTAAAATTCAGGATATAGCAGCATCTTTCGAGAAAAAACTTGCAGAGAAGGGATTAAAGATTTCTGTAGATTTACCAGAGGAATCGCTAAACCTGCAAACTGAACTGGAGAGTTTTGACCGCATCCTGCAAGAATTGTTAACAAATGCCTGTAAATACTCAGAGCATGATACTATTGTCCACCTGAAAGCCTCTCACCAAGTTGCTCAACAAATTGATCAAGTTATCATTAAGGTGACGAATACAGGACATGCCATCTCTCAAGAAGAAGCGACTTATATCTTTGACAAATTCCGTCGCGGAAAAGGGCGCTGGACTCCAGGGACTGGCTTGGGACTTGCTTTAGTCAAGTCTTTAGTGCAGCATCTGAATGGAGCGATCGCAGTTGAAAGTCTCCCAATTTTGGATTCTGAACAGAGCGAAATTTGCTTCACCCTGACTCTGCCCCAATTTTCAGACGAAAGCAAACCATAA
- a CDS encoding SRPBCC family protein → MTKKQNATENLNLQSPNDDINLEGDLTADTVVAAKVEVQIEKIAERQRQITAKVQIAQPVEQIWKVLTDYESLADFLPNLAKSRLIEHPNGGIRLEQVGSQRLLNFNFSARVVLDLEEYFPKEINFRMVEGDFKGFSGSWCLEPYSLGEYVGTNLCYTIQVWPKLTMPVGIIENRLSKDLRLNLLAIHQRVEELASKEAYL, encoded by the coding sequence GTGACTAAAAAACAGAACGCAACAGAGAACCTTAATCTCCAGTCTCCTAATGATGACATCAACCTCGAAGGGGATTTGACTGCTGATACAGTCGTGGCAGCTAAGGTAGAAGTTCAAATTGAGAAAATAGCAGAGCGACAGCGACAAATCACCGCTAAAGTCCAAATTGCCCAACCAGTGGAACAAATCTGGAAGGTTCTCACAGATTATGAATCCTTAGCTGACTTTCTCCCCAACCTCGCCAAGAGTCGTCTAATCGAGCATCCAAATGGTGGTATTCGACTGGAGCAAGTAGGCTCCCAGCGCTTACTGAATTTCAACTTTAGTGCGCGGGTAGTTTTGGATTTGGAAGAATACTTCCCTAAAGAAATTAACTTCCGCATGGTAGAGGGAGATTTTAAAGGCTTTTCTGGTAGCTGGTGCTTAGAGCCTTATTCCCTTGGTGAGTATGTAGGAACAAATCTTTGCTACACAATTCAAGTTTGGCCTAAACTGACTATGCCAGTGGGAATTATTGAAAACCGCCTCAGCAAAGACCTGCGGTTAAATCTCCTGGCTATTCACCAACGCGTAGAAGAATTAGCCAGCAAAGAAGCTTATCTATAG